One Streptomyces coeruleorubidus DNA segment encodes these proteins:
- a CDS encoding carbohydrate ABC transporter permease, whose product MTTTAIPTETQRVPATAPKRRPKREREGAAWVFLSPWVLGAIVLTLLPMAVSLYLSFTDYDLFNPPKWVGLRNYVQMFTEDPRYWRSVVTTVTYVVIAVPLQLALALVVALALKGMKRGKAFYRSAFYAPSLLGASMSIALVWRAVFNDGGTVDNLLGTGGWVNKPGWSLLAVALLTVWQFGAPMVIFLAGLQQIPAELYEAAAVDGAGKWRQFLSVTVPMLSPVLFFNLVLQTIQAFQVFTPAFAVSAGKGGPADSTLVYTMYLYDRGFVASHMGYASAMAWVLLLVIGVVTAVLFRTSRSWVFYASEGDR is encoded by the coding sequence ATGACCACCACCGCGATCCCCACGGAGACACAACGCGTCCCCGCCACCGCCCCGAAGCGCCGCCCCAAACGCGAACGCGAGGGCGCCGCCTGGGTGTTCCTCTCGCCCTGGGTCCTCGGCGCGATCGTCCTGACCCTGCTGCCGATGGCCGTGTCGCTGTACCTGTCGTTCACCGACTACGACCTGTTCAACCCGCCGAAGTGGGTGGGCCTGCGCAACTACGTCCAGATGTTCACCGAGGACCCGCGCTACTGGCGCTCGGTCGTGACGACGGTGACGTACGTCGTCATCGCCGTGCCCCTGCAACTGGCCCTCGCCCTGGTCGTCGCGCTCGCCCTGAAGGGCATGAAACGCGGCAAGGCCTTCTACCGCTCCGCCTTCTACGCCCCCTCGCTGCTCGGCGCGTCGATGTCCATCGCCCTCGTCTGGCGTGCGGTCTTCAACGACGGCGGCACGGTGGACAACCTGCTCGGCACCGGCGGCTGGGTCAACAAGCCCGGCTGGTCGCTGCTCGCCGTGGCCCTGCTGACGGTGTGGCAGTTCGGCGCACCGATGGTCATCTTCCTCGCCGGTCTCCAGCAGATCCCCGCCGAGCTGTACGAGGCGGCGGCGGTCGACGGGGCCGGGAAGTGGCGGCAGTTCCTGTCCGTCACCGTGCCGATGCTGTCCCCGGTGCTGTTCTTCAACCTGGTCCTCCAGACCATCCAGGCCTTCCAGGTGTTCACGCCCGCCTTCGCGGTCAGCGCGGGCAAGGGCGGACCGGCCGACTCGACCCTCGTCTACACCATGTACCTCTACGACCGCGGCTTCGTCGCCTCCCACATGGGCTACGCCTCCGCCATGGCCTGGGTGCTGCTCCTCGTGATCGGTGTGGTCACGGCGGTGCTGTTCCGCACCTCCCGCTCCTGGGTCTTCTACGCCTCCGAGGGGGACCGATGA
- a CDS encoding ABC transporter substrate-binding protein: MPGHRTKGFCASAAALALCAVLAGCGGSGESAGGGKVVLRYTWWGNPDRAERTEQAVALFEKQHPDVDVTTSFSGYDAYKQKLATQAAGGDAPDVMQLDYRQIDQYASGGVLLDLAKQKAVLRTSEIDQGLLATGRVDDVQYAIPQGRGTETVAYDVGTWKKSGVPLPGKSWTWSQWADTMRALAKKTGKPGATDPGQSEDAFEVWLRGQGKALYTEDGGLGFTADDLTRWWTFTDKLRREGAVSPAEQTTQLDGSVENTPLGRGTSVTDANWDAPASGFLALVKGGVALAPMPSGEDGTPGQYFKPSMFLGVSANTGHPKEAAQLVDFLINDRQAAKILGASRGIPVNETVRDELGPQLKDFDKTIADFQASLEGKLKDPPQAPPAGDNALQSTFQRDYDQVSYGRMSPREAAENYITEAKAELRS; the protein is encoded by the coding sequence ATGCCCGGACACAGGACAAAGGGGTTCTGCGCGTCGGCCGCCGCACTGGCACTGTGTGCCGTGCTGGCGGGCTGCGGAGGATCCGGGGAATCGGCCGGCGGCGGCAAGGTCGTGCTGCGCTACACGTGGTGGGGCAACCCCGACCGCGCGGAACGCACCGAGCAGGCCGTCGCGCTGTTCGAGAAACAGCATCCGGACGTCGACGTGACGACGTCGTTCTCCGGCTACGACGCCTACAAGCAGAAGCTCGCCACCCAGGCCGCCGGCGGTGACGCGCCGGACGTGATGCAGCTGGACTACCGCCAGATCGACCAGTACGCCTCCGGCGGCGTCCTGCTCGACCTGGCGAAGCAGAAGGCCGTACTGCGCACCTCCGAGATCGACCAGGGCCTGCTCGCCACCGGCCGTGTGGACGACGTGCAGTACGCGATACCGCAGGGCCGCGGCACGGAGACCGTCGCCTACGACGTCGGGACCTGGAAGAAGTCGGGCGTGCCCCTCCCCGGCAAGAGCTGGACCTGGAGCCAGTGGGCCGACACCATGCGGGCCCTGGCCAAGAAGACCGGCAAACCCGGGGCGACCGACCCCGGCCAGAGCGAGGACGCCTTCGAGGTCTGGCTGCGCGGGCAGGGCAAGGCCCTCTACACGGAGGACGGCGGACTCGGCTTCACCGCCGACGACCTCACCCGCTGGTGGACCTTCACCGACAAGCTGCGCCGCGAGGGCGCCGTCTCGCCCGCCGAGCAGACCACCCAGCTCGACGGCTCCGTCGAGAACACCCCGCTGGGGCGCGGCACATCCGTCACCGACGCCAACTGGGACGCCCCGGCCAGCGGCTTCCTCGCCCTCGTCAAGGGCGGCGTCGCCCTCGCCCCCATGCCGTCCGGCGAGGACGGCACACCCGGCCAGTACTTCAAGCCGTCCATGTTCCTCGGCGTCTCCGCCAACACCGGCCACCCCAAGGAGGCGGCGCAGCTCGTCGACTTCCTGATCAACGACCGGCAGGCCGCGAAGATCCTCGGCGCCAGCCGGGGCATCCCCGTCAACGAGACCGTCCGCGACGAACTCGGCCCGCAGCTCAAGGACTTCGACAAGACCATCGCCGACTTCCAGGCCTCCCTGGAGGGCAAGCTCAAGGACCCGCCCCAGGCCCCGCCGGCGGGTGACAACGCCCTCCAGAGCACCTTCCAGCGCGACTACGACCAGGTGTCCTACGGGCGCATGTCGCCCCGCGAGGCGGCCGAGAACTACATCACCGAGGCGAAGGCGGAGCTGAGGTCATGA
- a CDS encoding cupin, whose protein sequence is MVNEAKPALPHPLPGAIGLSHLSAYDWEAADGVCGGSPHLHLVCTEAYVVTGGRGAVQTLSPDGYRDIPLEAGSIAWFTPGTVHRMVQGGDLRITVLMQNSGLPEAGDSVFTFPPEVLADPEKYAAAATLPPGTGPETAAAAQRRRDLAVEGYLTLREALVAGDNGPYLEFQRAAARIVRDKVPTWRALWRAGALATAERTGAQLDALAGGEPAYLGEATAYEAAPTRLGGFGMCGRRDEYNLPGTTLPYQGE, encoded by the coding sequence GTGGTGAACGAAGCGAAGCCCGCCCTGCCGCACCCGCTGCCCGGCGCGATCGGCCTGTCCCATCTGAGCGCCTACGACTGGGAGGCCGCCGACGGCGTCTGCGGCGGCAGCCCCCATCTGCACCTGGTCTGCACCGAGGCGTACGTCGTCACCGGCGGCCGGGGCGCGGTGCAGACGCTGAGCCCCGACGGCTACCGGGACATCCCCCTCGAAGCCGGCTCCATCGCCTGGTTCACGCCGGGCACCGTGCACCGCATGGTGCAGGGCGGCGATCTGCGCATCACCGTGCTGATGCAGAACAGCGGCCTGCCCGAGGCCGGGGACTCCGTGTTCACCTTCCCGCCCGAGGTGCTCGCCGACCCCGAGAAGTACGCCGCCGCGGCGACACTGCCGCCCGGTACGGGACCGGAGACGGCGGCGGCCGCCCAGCGCCGCCGGGACCTCGCCGTGGAGGGCTACCTGACCCTGCGCGAGGCGCTCGTCGCCGGCGACAACGGCCCGTACCTGGAGTTCCAGCGCGCCGCCGCCCGGATCGTGCGCGACAAGGTGCCCACCTGGCGCGCCCTGTGGCGGGCGGGCGCCCTGGCCACCGCCGAACGCACCGGCGCCCAGCTCGACGCGCTGGCCGGCGGCGAGCCCGCCTACCTCGGCGAGGCCACCGCCTACGAGGCCGCGCCCACCCGGCTCGGCGGCTTCGGCATGTGCGGCAGGCGGGACGAGTACAACCTGCCCGGGACGACGTTGCCGTACCAGGGCGAGTAA
- a CDS encoding PmoA family protein has product MSIRVTHTHGEDIAVTAANGTEILRYVYRPDPDPFESRKPYAHPVRTLSGRTVTGYRPNDHRWHKGLQMTASHLSGQNFWGGNCYVHGQGYLRLPERVGSMRHDGFSAFTVEDDRLAFTEDLTWVENGGEEWAREVRGLTVHSVDEEAGAWALDWSIRLTNVRSEPLAFGSPTTAGREMAGYTGLQWRGPRDFTGGTVFAPDTDADAGKLMGTQGPWLAFTTEHDDVDGHSTLVFAHAPENLDETSAIHESHWFVRSEPFPTVAFSWAFFEEFELPPGESFAFRYRLVVADGAWDRDRVGTHLEGLPW; this is encoded by the coding sequence ATGAGCATCCGAGTCACCCACACCCACGGCGAGGACATCGCCGTCACGGCGGCGAACGGCACGGAGATCCTCCGCTACGTCTACCGGCCCGACCCGGATCCCTTCGAGTCCCGCAAGCCGTACGCCCACCCGGTGCGCACCCTGTCCGGCCGCACGGTCACCGGCTACCGCCCGAACGACCACCGCTGGCACAAGGGCCTGCAGATGACCGCGAGCCATCTGTCCGGCCAGAACTTCTGGGGCGGCAACTGCTACGTCCACGGCCAGGGCTATCTGCGCCTGCCCGAGCGCGTCGGCTCCATGCGGCACGACGGCTTCTCCGCGTTCACGGTCGAGGACGACCGGCTCGCCTTCACCGAGGACCTCACCTGGGTCGAGAACGGCGGCGAGGAGTGGGCGCGCGAGGTGCGGGGGCTGACCGTCCACTCGGTGGACGAGGAGGCCGGCGCCTGGGCCCTGGACTGGTCGATCCGCCTCACCAACGTCCGTTCCGAGCCCCTGGCCTTCGGATCCCCGACCACCGCGGGCCGCGAGATGGCCGGCTACACCGGACTGCAGTGGCGCGGTCCGCGCGACTTCACCGGCGGCACGGTCTTCGCCCCGGACACCGACGCCGACGCGGGCAAGCTGATGGGCACCCAGGGCCCCTGGCTCGCCTTCACCACCGAGCACGACGACGTCGACGGCCACTCCACCCTCGTCTTCGCGCACGCGCCCGAGAACCTCGACGAGACGTCCGCGATCCACGAGTCGCACTGGTTCGTCCGCTCCGAACCCTTCCCCACGGTCGCCTTCTCCTGGGCGTTCTTCGAGGAGTTCGAACTCCCGCCGGGCGAGTCCTTCGCCTTCCGCTACCGGCTCGTCGTCGCCGACGGCGCCTGGGACCGCGACCGGGTCGGCACGCACCTGGAGGGCCTGCCGTGGTGA
- a CDS encoding Gfo/Idh/MocA family protein translates to MSLSPTRRRVAVVGTGAIVGGSHLPALRAHSDRVELVAAVDVDQERLDDFRELAGGRLAGYTSVDAMLDAVRPDLVLIGTPPSLHRDQTVAALKAGAWVLCEKPLTLSLAEYDEIAAAEEASGAYAAVVFQHRYGSGAVHARELLTSGELGAPLVAHCQTTWHRDAAYYAVPWRGKWASEGGGPTMGHGIHQYDLLLHLLGEWEEIRAMAARLVHDTESEDVSTALVRFKSGALATVVNSVLSPDEVSRIRIDCADATVELTHLYGHTNDSWVYTPAPHVGSDRATAWRTPANDVPSSHTAQLGALLDAYDNGTRPPGSGQDARATLEFAAALYKAAFTGRSVHAGEIGPGDPFYEAMHGEYPDWAPKERA, encoded by the coding sequence ATGTCCTTGTCCCCCACCCGCCGCCGCGTGGCCGTCGTCGGCACCGGAGCCATCGTCGGCGGCAGTCATCTGCCCGCGCTGCGGGCGCATTCCGACCGGGTGGAGCTGGTCGCCGCCGTCGACGTCGACCAGGAGCGCCTCGACGACTTCCGCGAGCTGGCCGGCGGCCGGCTCGCCGGCTACACCTCGGTGGACGCGATGCTGGACGCGGTACGCCCCGACCTGGTCCTCATCGGGACGCCGCCCTCCTTGCACCGCGACCAGACGGTGGCCGCGCTGAAGGCGGGTGCCTGGGTGCTGTGCGAGAAGCCGCTCACCCTGTCGCTCGCCGAGTACGACGAGATCGCCGCCGCCGAGGAGGCCTCCGGGGCGTACGCGGCGGTCGTCTTCCAGCACCGCTACGGCTCCGGCGCGGTACACGCCCGCGAGCTGCTCACGAGCGGCGAGCTGGGCGCCCCGCTGGTGGCGCACTGCCAGACCACCTGGCACCGGGACGCCGCCTACTACGCCGTGCCGTGGCGCGGCAAGTGGGCCAGCGAGGGCGGCGGGCCGACCATGGGCCACGGCATCCACCAGTACGACCTGCTGCTGCACCTGCTCGGAGAGTGGGAGGAGATCCGGGCGATGGCCGCCCGGCTCGTCCACGACACCGAGAGCGAGGACGTCTCCACCGCGCTGGTGCGTTTCAAGAGCGGCGCCCTCGCCACGGTCGTCAACAGCGTGCTGTCCCCGGACGAGGTGAGCCGTATCCGCATCGACTGCGCGGACGCCACCGTCGAGCTCACCCACCTGTACGGCCACACCAACGACAGCTGGGTCTACACCCCGGCCCCGCACGTCGGCTCCGACCGGGCCACGGCCTGGCGCACCCCCGCCAACGACGTGCCCAGCTCGCACACCGCCCAGCTGGGCGCACTCCTCGACGCCTACGACAACGGCACCCGGCCACCGGGCAGCGGCCAGGACGCCCGCGCCACCCTGGAGTTCGCGGCCGCCCTGTACAAGGCGGCGTTCACCGGCCGCTCCGTCCACGCGGGGGAGATCGGCCCCGGCGACCCCTTCTACGAGGCCATGCACGGCGAGTACCCCGACTGGGCCCCCAAGGAGCGCGCATGA
- a CDS encoding alpha/beta hydrolase — MSLPAARGHRRQKGHPPVLSRFPGTARRAALALTAAGLALTALPATAGASPGPDPLARYHDQRLTWKSCVLGPDDTAGEELEQAGARCADVTVPLDYSDPGGRTITVAISRIRATDTSHRVGPLLLNGGGPGGTSLGDAPVVRKAMKDVAARYDVVGVDPRFVGRSTPLDCRWPTGSAWRAAGEDRAGFDRMAAFSKDLARHCRTHAGDVLPHATTRNTARDMDVIRAALGERRISYLGYSYGSYLGEVYTTMFPGRTDRVVLDGVIDPDRYSARLWRGVERANRQALEGWASWAAARDAAYGLGRTEGEVLATVERVRAAAARTPLRLGGHRLDEHVMPVVALNGLSMHNDTRYGDFAQGMRDMLRASQGQRVTPSPWLAGVLEFVLTGTDSPYGSAQTAIVCGDNAAPRDPEVYWRDVQRTRARDPLFAPVTQNLNPCAYWDRPRERPTTVRDDLPALLVNATGDPRTYYDGAKTVRAMWPSSRLVTLHDADQHGVYGVYGSPCVDDTVNAYLATGRLPARDVGCAAPAR; from the coding sequence ATGTCCCTGCCAGCCGCGAGGGGGCATCGGCGACAGAAAGGACACCCACCCGTGTTATCCCGCTTCCCGGGAACCGCTCGGCGAGCCGCCCTCGCCCTGACGGCCGCCGGTCTCGCCTTGACGGCACTGCCCGCCACGGCCGGGGCGAGTCCCGGCCCCGACCCCCTCGCCCGCTACCACGACCAGCGCCTCACCTGGAAGAGCTGCGTGCTCGGACCGGACGACACGGCCGGCGAGGAACTGGAGCAGGCGGGCGCCCGCTGCGCCGACGTGACCGTACCGCTGGACTACTCGGACCCCGGCGGCCGCACGATCACCGTCGCGATATCCCGGATCCGCGCCACCGACACCTCCCACCGCGTCGGCCCGCTGCTGCTCAACGGCGGCGGCCCCGGCGGGACGTCCCTCGGCGACGCGCCGGTGGTGCGCAAGGCGATGAAGGACGTCGCCGCCCGGTACGACGTGGTCGGGGTGGATCCCCGTTTCGTCGGCCGCAGCACACCGCTGGACTGCCGCTGGCCGACCGGCTCGGCGTGGCGCGCGGCGGGTGAGGACCGGGCCGGCTTCGACCGCATGGCCGCGTTCTCGAAGGACCTCGCCCGGCACTGCCGTACCCACGCGGGCGATGTGCTGCCCCACGCCACCACCCGCAACACCGCCCGCGACATGGACGTCATCCGGGCCGCGCTGGGCGAGCGGCGGATCTCCTACCTGGGCTACTCGTACGGCAGTTACCTCGGCGAGGTGTACACCACGATGTTCCCGGGCCGGACCGACCGGGTCGTCCTGGACGGGGTGATCGACCCGGACCGCTACAGCGCCCGGCTGTGGCGGGGCGTCGAGCGGGCCAACCGCCAGGCCCTGGAGGGGTGGGCCTCCTGGGCTGCCGCCCGTGACGCGGCCTACGGGCTGGGCCGGACGGAGGGCGAGGTGCTGGCCACCGTGGAACGGGTCCGGGCCGCCGCCGCCCGCACCCCGCTGCGGCTCGGCGGCCACCGGCTGGACGAGCACGTGATGCCGGTCGTCGCCCTCAACGGCCTCTCGATGCACAACGACACCCGTTACGGGGACTTCGCCCAGGGCATGCGGGACATGCTGCGGGCGTCGCAGGGGCAGCGGGTGACACCGTCGCCGTGGCTCGCTGGGGTGCTCGAGTTCGTGCTCACGGGCACCGACTCCCCCTACGGCAGCGCGCAGACGGCGATCGTCTGCGGCGACAACGCCGCCCCGCGCGACCCCGAGGTGTACTGGCGCGATGTCCAGCGCACCCGTGCGCGGGACCCGCTCTTCGCGCCCGTCACGCAAAACCTCAACCCGTGCGCCTACTGGGACCGACCGCGCGAGCGTCCGACCACCGTCCGGGACGACCTGCCGGCTCTGCTCGTCAACGCCACCGGAGACCCGCGCACGTACTACGACGGCGCCAAGACGGTCCGCGCCATGTGGCCCTCCTCGCGCCTGGTCACCCTGCACGACGCCGACCAGCACGGGGTGTACGGCGTTTACGGCTCGCCGTGCGTCGACGACACGGTCAACGCCTACCTCGCCACGGGCCGCCTGCCGGCCCGGGACGTGGGCTGCGCCGCGCCCGCGCGGTGA
- a CDS encoding Bug family tripartite tricarboxylate transporter substrate binding protein: protein MRLRTPLALLGAAVLVLVGPPLLTTGSGSETGTQIPGLRFMVPNTPGGGYDITARTAAKNAEDAELTHNIEVFNLPGAGGTVGLSRLVSEHGNGKLAMSMGLGVVGAVRSNDAPKTLGDTTPIARLTEEQDVVVVAKDSPYKTIDDLIGAWKENPGKLPVGGGSSPGGPDHLAPMLMARAAGIPPKQVNYIPFDGGGELLASILGNKVAFGVSGVGEYLDQIKAGELRLLAVTGPERVEGLDAPTLKEAGYDVNFTNWRGIVAPPGLTDGERDKLVRLLEELHGSDEWRKSLKQNGWDDAFLTGEEFGAFLDAEDKRVVSVLKELGL, encoded by the coding sequence GTGCGCCTGCGCACTCCCCTCGCCCTGCTCGGGGCCGCCGTGCTCGTGCTCGTCGGACCACCGCTGCTGACCACCGGCAGCGGCTCCGAGACCGGCACACAGATCCCGGGCCTGCGTTTCATGGTCCCCAACACGCCCGGCGGAGGCTACGACATCACGGCCCGTACGGCCGCGAAGAACGCCGAGGACGCCGAACTGACCCACAACATCGAGGTGTTCAACTTGCCCGGCGCCGGCGGCACGGTCGGGCTGAGCCGGCTGGTGAGCGAGCACGGCAACGGCAAACTCGCCATGTCCATGGGCCTCGGGGTCGTGGGCGCCGTCCGTTCCAACGACGCGCCGAAGACGCTCGGCGACACCACGCCGATCGCCCGGCTCACCGAGGAGCAGGACGTCGTCGTGGTCGCCAAGGACTCCCCGTACAAGACGATCGACGATCTCATCGGCGCCTGGAAGGAGAACCCGGGCAAGCTCCCGGTGGGCGGCGGCTCGTCGCCCGGCGGGCCCGACCACCTCGCGCCGATGCTGATGGCGCGGGCCGCCGGGATCCCCCCGAAGCAGGTCAACTACATCCCGTTCGACGGCGGCGGCGAACTGCTCGCGTCGATCCTCGGCAACAAGGTCGCCTTCGGCGTGTCCGGCGTCGGCGAGTACCTGGACCAGATCAAGGCGGGCGAGCTGCGCCTCCTCGCGGTCACCGGCCCCGAGCGCGTCGAGGGGCTGGACGCGCCCACGCTGAAGGAGGCCGGGTACGACGTGAACTTCACCAACTGGCGCGGCATCGTCGCCCCGCCCGGACTGACCGACGGGGAGCGCGACAAGCTCGTGCGGCTGCTCGAGGAACTGCACGGCTCGGACGAATGGCGCAAGTCCCTGAAGCAGAACGGCTGGGACGACGCCTTCCTCACCGGTGAGGAGTTCGGCGCGTTCCTCGACGCCGAGGACAAGCGCGTGGTTTCGGTGCTGAAGGAGCTGGGACTGTGA
- a CDS encoding tripartite tricarboxylate transporter TctB family protein, whose translation MTTQTTDIPPAERGERRSWLREHSELGVCALLLVLGVLVLTDALTMDVDIAQRGPIGPKTVPVVVGAGLLVIAALLAVDVLRGGRGQAETGEDIDLSEPADWRTVLLLAGVFLGSAVLIEPLGFPVAGALLFWGAAFALGSRRIDRDPLIAAGLSLVTYVVFNNLLGVPLPGGPLMGVL comes from the coding sequence GTGACGACGCAGACCACCGACATTCCCCCCGCGGAGCGCGGCGAGCGGCGCTCGTGGCTGCGGGAGCACTCCGAACTCGGCGTGTGCGCACTCCTGCTGGTGCTGGGCGTGCTCGTCCTGACCGACGCGCTCACCATGGACGTCGACATCGCCCAGCGCGGCCCGATCGGCCCGAAGACCGTGCCGGTCGTGGTCGGCGCCGGCCTGCTGGTGATCGCCGCCCTGCTCGCCGTGGACGTGCTGCGCGGCGGCCGGGGCCAGGCCGAGACCGGCGAGGACATCGACCTGTCGGAACCCGCCGACTGGCGCACGGTGCTGCTGCTCGCCGGGGTGTTCCTCGGCTCGGCCGTCCTGATCGAGCCGCTCGGCTTTCCGGTCGCGGGCGCGCTGCTGTTCTGGGGTGCGGCGTTCGCGCTCGGCAGCCGCAGGATCGACCGCGATCCGCTCATCGCGGCCGGGCTGTCCCTCGTCACCTACGTCGTCTTCAACAACCTGCTCGGAGTGCCCCTGCCCGGCGGTCCGCTGATGGGAGTGCTGTGA
- a CDS encoding tripartite tricarboxylate transporter permease: MDAFNSLLDGFGTALTPVNLLWAVIGVLLGTAIGVLPGIGPAMAVALLLPVTYGLQPTGAFIMFAGIYYGAMFGGSTTSILLNTPGESAAVVAAMEGNPMAKSGRGAQALAAAAVGHFAGGLIGTILLVALAPTVAELAVDIGAPDYFAIMVLAFIAVTSVLGSSRIRGLASLLIGLTLGLVGLDQMTGQQRLTFGSLQLADGIDVVIVAVGLFAIGEALWVAAHLRRRPAEPIPVGRPWLGRGDVNRTWKSWLRGPFIGFPFGAIPAGGAEIPTFLSYVTEKRLSKHKDEWGKGAIEGVAGPESAASASAAGTLVSMLTLGLPTTAVAAVMLAAFQQYGIQPGPLLFEREPDLVWGLIASLFVGMVLLLALNLPLAPLWAKLLRIPRPYLYAGIMFFAAVGAYAVGGEVIDLVILLIIGLIGFGMRRYGLPVLPAVIGVILGPNAEQQLRRALQISDGSVTGLFNTPFAVTVYAVIVLLLAWPLLRKAVTRKRVEA; the protein is encoded by the coding sequence ATGGATGCCTTCAACTCCCTTCTGGACGGCTTCGGTACGGCCCTCACCCCGGTCAACCTGCTGTGGGCCGTCATCGGCGTGCTGCTCGGCACGGCGATCGGTGTGCTGCCCGGCATCGGCCCGGCGATGGCGGTCGCTCTGCTGCTGCCGGTGACATACGGGCTCCAGCCGACCGGCGCGTTCATCATGTTCGCGGGCATCTACTACGGCGCGATGTTCGGCGGCTCGACCACCTCCATCCTGCTCAACACGCCCGGCGAGAGCGCGGCGGTGGTGGCGGCCATGGAGGGCAACCCCATGGCCAAGTCCGGGCGCGGCGCGCAGGCCCTCGCGGCGGCCGCCGTCGGGCACTTCGCGGGCGGCCTGATCGGCACGATCCTGCTGGTCGCGCTCGCGCCGACGGTCGCCGAACTGGCCGTGGACATCGGCGCGCCGGACTACTTCGCCATCATGGTGCTGGCGTTCATCGCGGTGACGTCGGTGCTCGGCTCGTCCCGCATCCGGGGCCTGGCCTCCCTGCTCATCGGCCTCACGCTGGGCCTGGTCGGCCTGGACCAGATGACCGGCCAGCAGCGCCTGACCTTCGGCTCGCTCCAACTGGCCGACGGCATCGACGTGGTGATCGTCGCGGTCGGTCTGTTCGCGATCGGCGAGGCCCTGTGGGTCGCGGCACACCTGCGGCGCAGGCCGGCGGAGCCGATCCCGGTGGGACGTCCGTGGCTGGGACGCGGGGATGTGAACCGGACCTGGAAGTCGTGGCTGCGCGGCCCGTTCATCGGTTTCCCGTTCGGCGCGATCCCGGCCGGCGGCGCGGAGATCCCGACGTTCCTGTCGTACGTGACGGAGAAGCGCCTGTCCAAGCACAAGGACGAGTGGGGCAAGGGCGCCATCGAGGGCGTGGCCGGTCCGGAGTCGGCGGCGTCGGCCTCGGCGGCGGGCACCCTGGTGTCGATGCTGACCCTGGGCCTGCCGACCACGGCGGTCGCGGCCGTCATGCTGGCCGCCTTCCAGCAGTACGGCATCCAGCCCGGCCCGCTGCTCTTCGAGCGTGAACCCGACCTGGTCTGGGGCCTGATCGCCTCGCTCTTCGTCGGCATGGTGCTGCTGCTCGCGCTCAACCTGCCGCTGGCACCGCTGTGGGCGAAGCTGCTGCGCATCCCGCGGCCGTACCTGTACGCCGGGATCATGTTCTTCGCGGCGGTCGGCGCGTACGCGGTCGGCGGTGAGGTGATCGACCTGGTGATCCTGCTGATCATCGGTCTGATCGGTTTCGGCATGCGCCGCTACGGGCTGCCGGTGCTGCCCGCCGTCATCGGCGTGATCCTCGGCCCGAACGCCGAACAGCAGCTGCGCCGCGCGCTCCAGATCAGCGACGGCAGCGTGACGGGGCTGTTCAACACGCCGTTCGCGGTGACGGTGTACGCGGTGATCGTGCTGTTGCTGGCCTGGCCGCTGCTGAGGAAGGCGGTGACGCGCAAGCGCGTGGAGGCCTGA